One Nostoc sp. UHCC 0302 DNA window includes the following coding sequences:
- a CDS encoding thermonuclease family protein, with protein MKTLTKQARFWLCTTIIVLGLLGCDRLVGNSGDVVERVSDGDTIVVKDTDGKNFTVRFACLDAPEIAHSNKEKQSRRSSDRNQFSWGVKAQERVKELVEQGGDRVTLNITDSDRYGRKIAEVRLRNGTLVQQVLLQEGLAKVYRPYLNKCPSRDIVQQAEAQAKQQRLGVWRDAKFVNPWEYRTLNK; from the coding sequence ATGAAAACATTAACTAAGCAAGCGCGATTTTGGCTTTGCACGACTATTATTGTTTTGGGTTTGCTAGGCTGCGATCGCCTTGTCGGTAATTCGGGAGACGTAGTTGAGCGAGTCAGCGATGGCGATACTATAGTAGTCAAAGATACTGATGGCAAAAATTTTACTGTGCGCTTTGCTTGTCTGGATGCACCAGAAATAGCTCATTCTAATAAAGAAAAACAGAGTAGACGCAGCAGCGATCGCAATCAATTTAGTTGGGGTGTAAAAGCACAAGAACGAGTAAAAGAACTGGTGGAACAAGGAGGCGATCGCGTAACTTTGAATATTACCGATAGCGATCGCTACGGCAGGAAGATAGCAGAAGTCCGGTTGAGAAATGGTACTCTTGTACAACAAGTTCTGTTGCAGGAAGGGTTGGCAAAAGTCTATCGTCCCTATTTAAATAAGTGTCCTAGTAGAGACATAGTTCAACAAGCCGAAGCCCAAGCCAAACAACAACGGCTTGGTGTGTGGCGTGATGCTAAGTTTGTCAATCCGTGGGAGTATCGCACTCTCAATAAATAA